The following are encoded in a window of Prochlorococcus marinus CUG1417 genomic DNA:
- the nth gene encoding endonuclease III produces the protein MRKYERAEIIRKELKKLYPSPPIPLDHTNAYTLLVAVVLSAQSTDKKVNELTKSLFKAADNPEKMVELGINGIYKYIKFLGLSNQKSKNIYKLSKLLIEKHKSIVPNTFEKLESLPGVGHKTASVVMSQVFKIPSFPVDTHIHRLSQRWGLSNGDSVIQTEKDLKKIFPVNEWNNLHLQIIFYGREYCTARGCDGTKCYLCRTLYPKRKKKFICKKP, from the coding sequence ATGAGAAAGTACGAAAGAGCAGAAATAATTCGTAAGGAATTAAAAAAACTATATCCATCTCCTCCAATCCCTCTTGATCATACAAATGCATATACACTTCTCGTCGCCGTCGTTCTAAGTGCACAATCAACAGATAAAAAAGTTAACGAATTAACAAAAAGCTTATTTAAGGCTGCAGATAATCCAGAAAAAATGGTAGAGCTAGGTATTAATGGCATTTATAAATACATAAAATTTTTAGGTCTATCTAATCAAAAATCAAAGAACATTTATAAACTATCTAAACTCTTGATTGAGAAGCATAAAAGTATAGTCCCAAATACTTTTGAAAAGCTTGAATCTCTTCCAGGGGTAGGTCATAAAACAGCATCAGTTGTGATGTCTCAAGTGTTTAAAATTCCATCCTTTCCAGTTGATACGCACATACACAGATTGTCACAGCGATGGGGGCTATCTAATGGAGATAGCGTAATTCAGACAGAAAAAGACCTAAAAAAAATATTTCCTGTAAATGAATGGAATAACTTACATTTGCAAATAATCTTTTATGGCAGAGAATATTGCACAGCAAGAGGCTGCGATGGAACAAAATGTTATTTATGTCGTACTCTTTATCCCAAAAGAAAAAAAAAATTTATATGCAAAAAACCCTGA
- a CDS encoding ABC transporter ATP-binding protein translates to MKNDALLIDELHHKYDKRKYSSWILNDINLKVENGELLGLLGPSGCGKTTLLRLIAGFEYPSKGRISLNDKEISSRKKILSPEKRNIGMVFQDYALFPHLTVMENVMFGLKNKKDRSRVDYLLNVVGLDSFIGRYPHELSGGQKQRLAIARALAPGTNFILLDEPFCSLDMHVKLKLRSELPNILKGCNTSGLMVTHDPEEAMSICDKVAVMNEGKIHQIDTPINLLNNPKTAFVSSFILGNNIINLKKIGNSYKSCLGEINSSGILQNANIKNMSISPKFISIKRSESGNAKVISKEFFGEFLIYKVTINGNILRVRTDINNLLNNGDKCSLSINKNSYYFLYPGAHKVYI, encoded by the coding sequence GTGAAAAATGATGCGCTATTAATTGATGAACTGCATCATAAATACGATAAGCGAAAATATTCAAGTTGGATATTAAACGATATTAACCTTAAAGTTGAAAATGGCGAATTATTGGGTTTGCTTGGTCCTTCTGGCTGCGGAAAAACTACTCTTTTAAGATTAATCGCAGGGTTCGAATATCCCTCTAAAGGAAGGATTTCTTTAAATGATAAGGAAATTTCTAGTAGAAAAAAAATCCTTAGCCCTGAAAAAAGAAATATTGGTATGGTTTTTCAAGATTACGCACTTTTCCCTCACTTGACTGTTATGGAAAATGTGATGTTTGGTTTGAAAAACAAAAAAGATAGATCTAGAGTTGACTATTTATTAAATGTTGTTGGTCTTGATAGTTTTATTGGAAGGTACCCACATGAATTGTCTGGAGGCCAAAAACAAAGACTTGCAATTGCGAGGGCTCTTGCTCCAGGAACAAATTTTATTTTGTTAGATGAACCCTTCTGTAGTCTTGATATGCATGTAAAACTTAAATTGAGAAGTGAACTCCCAAATATTCTAAAAGGTTGTAATACAAGTGGATTGATGGTTACTCATGATCCTGAAGAAGCTATGTCAATTTGCGATAAAGTGGCAGTTATGAATGAGGGTAAAATTCATCAAATTGATACGCCTATCAATCTCCTTAATAATCCCAAGACTGCATTTGTTAGTAGTTTTATTTTGGGAAATAATATTATTAATCTCAAAAAGATTGGTAATTCATATAAGTCTTGTTTAGGTGAAATAAATAGTTCAGGGATTTTACAAAATGCAAATATTAAAAATATGTCAATTTCGCCTAAATTTATTTCAATTAAAAGATCAGAATCTGGAAATGCGAAAGTAATATCTAAAGAATTTTTTGGAGAATTTCTTATATATAAAGTAACTATTAATGGAAACATATTGCGGGTTAGAACTGATATTAATAATCTCCTAAATAATGGTGATAAATGTTCTCTTTCTATAAATAAAAATAGTTATTATTTTTTATATCCTGGAGCACATAAGGTATATATATAA
- a CDS encoding ferritin produces the protein MNANNLKTKKLINFGPSGRAVAQPIDNSLLDNIFEHLTMERYANVQYFSMYLWFQERDLNGFASHFLSESQGEMEHAQKFADYLIARGQSVKLDEIPAPIQTWDSIEELISYSFNMEADLTSSLQQLYSISERISDTRTNVFLDPIIDAQTQSEDEFANILGKVKFASNQPSAILLIDSDLNKK, from the coding sequence ATGAATGCAAATAATTTAAAGACAAAGAAATTAATTAATTTTGGTCCATCTGGAAGAGCTGTTGCTCAACCGATAGACAATAGTTTATTAGATAACATTTTTGAGCATCTAACAATGGAAAGATATGCCAATGTTCAGTATTTTTCTATGTATCTATGGTTTCAAGAACGTGATTTAAATGGATTTGCTTCACATTTTCTAAGTGAATCACAAGGTGAAATGGAACATGCTCAGAAATTTGCAGATTACTTAATCGCAAGAGGACAAAGCGTAAAATTAGATGAAATTCCTGCACCAATTCAAACATGGGATTCTATAGAGGAGCTTATTTCTTATTCTTTTAACATGGAGGCTGATTTAACTTCATCTTTGCAACAACTTTATTCCATATCAGAAAGAATTTCAGATACAAGAACTAACGTATTTTTAGATCCAATTATAGATGCTCAAACACAATCAGAAGATGAATTTGCGAATATACTGGGCAAGGTAAAGTTTGCTTCTAATCAACCTTCGGCAATCTTATTAATAGATAGTGATTTAAATAAAAAATAA
- a CDS encoding Crp/Fnr family transcriptional regulator, with protein MNFHSYGESPSKLVRIITGQSVLIDPSSRPKGTCLEVESGIARVYCPCEETEGMTLAFLQSGDQLRTDLLCSEGVCVEALTDLSFHSNVNIDQNMGFDAVNEWTLQLLRIRHLGNAEQRLQALFSILVNRLGRRCGQWCELPFRLTHERIGELIGSTRVTSTRLISKLRSSELLVAPIGTQTVSVAPSFIETSPL; from the coding sequence ATGAATTTCCATAGTTATGGAGAATCTCCGTCAAAGTTAGTAAGGATAATAACTGGACAATCCGTATTGATAGATCCTTCATCAAGACCAAAAGGGACTTGCCTAGAAGTCGAGAGTGGAATTGCAAGAGTTTATTGTCCTTGTGAAGAAACCGAAGGAATGACACTCGCATTTTTACAATCAGGAGATCAATTAAGGACAGACCTACTATGTAGCGAAGGTGTCTGCGTTGAAGCCCTAACAGATTTGTCGTTTCACAGCAATGTAAATATTGATCAGAATATGGGTTTCGATGCAGTAAATGAATGGACTTTGCAACTCCTTAGGATTAGACACTTAGGAAATGCAGAACAGCGATTACAAGCCTTGTTTTCAATACTAGTAAATCGTCTAGGTAGAAGATGTGGCCAATGGTGTGAGTTACCTTTTAGGTTAACTCACGAAAGGATTGGCGAATTAATCGGTTCTACACGAGTAACATCAACAAGATTAATTTCTAAATTAAGATCATCTGAGTTATTAGTAGCTCCTATCGGGACCCAAACAGTAAGTGTTGCCCCTTCTTTTATTGAAACATCGCCACTATAA
- a CDS encoding ABC transporter ATP-binding protein, whose amino-acid sequence MVNNFWFEAKNINCFKNGFRVIKDLNLKIAYSENVILIGPNGSGKSSLIEVINRNIYPVIANESKLKIFGKELINLWELRKRISTVNNDIRNRINPNLQVFDLILSGLYGRYCYVQNKTERDSYKVEKIMKKMNISNLSKKYFSYLSDGEKKISLIARALIKKPDILILDEPIANLDYKSKFFVVDKINELSKLNTRIFCVTHDISMITRIYDRVLMLKDGKIIADGHQNKVINSENLNKLYGIDVEVAKNNGLWNINRLSK is encoded by the coding sequence GTGGTTAATAACTTTTGGTTTGAGGCAAAAAATATAAATTGTTTTAAAAATGGCTTTAGAGTAATAAAAGATTTAAATTTGAAGATAGCGTATTCAGAGAATGTAATATTAATTGGACCAAATGGCTCGGGTAAGTCATCTTTAATAGAAGTAATTAATAGAAACATATATCCTGTAATAGCTAATGAATCGAAATTAAAAATATTTGGCAAAGAACTTATAAATTTATGGGAACTAAGAAAAAGAATAAGTACCGTAAATAATGATATAAGAAATAGAATAAATCCAAATCTGCAAGTTTTTGATTTAATTTTAAGTGGACTATATGGAAGGTATTGTTACGTACAAAATAAAACTGAAAGAGACTCTTATAAGGTTGAAAAAATAATGAAGAAAATGAATATTTCTAATTTATCTAAAAAATATTTTTCCTATTTATCAGATGGAGAAAAAAAAATTTCTCTCATTGCTAGGGCGTTAATAAAAAAACCAGATATCTTAATCTTAGATGAACCAATTGCAAATTTAGATTATAAATCAAAATTTTTTGTAGTTGATAAGATTAATGAATTATCAAAATTAAATACCAGAATTTTTTGCGTTACTCATGATATCTCTATGATTACAAGAATATATGATCGCGTCCTAATGCTAAAAGATGGCAAGATAATCGCAGATGGTCATCAAAATAAGGTTATAAATAGTGAGAATCTTAATAAGTTATACGGCATTGATGTAGAGGTAGCAAAAAATAATGGACTTTGGAATATAAACAGATTATCTAAATAA
- a CDS encoding Rieske (2Fe-2S) protein, with protein sequence MENRQINFFKSKDFNTVLKPFKKGTVVKIDSLDIREKQNELKIGLFGWYAICPSKELKKNKLNYFSLYDEPLVLYRDENEIVRCIKNICPHRGASFFGGTLSDGVITCPYHGAKFSSGGSCQNLDRITCSHIVDNNYDNYAKRIHLSQYKALEKNGYIFVHYSKKSDTDLNNISEDSPISNYDLTDNGFSEKDYVFEEALVDFKCDWSRIIENHLDILHLFWVHGDTIPDKDVNKNVLVSFNQKINVTPKYIESIYYYKKNPKNEFIRIKYIPPGRILIYKGNPSAARYLQVLDHIPLGDNKARVIVRHYRKFLKNKLLNNLLLFKENQRKIFYKIFDEDYMILKTQTYNHNMGYVSKDEIKLLGEDRIINYFWKWYKKSEDKDQPWRNINKTQNLNVYDKVIMKYPPEVKKLEIINNINIIRKTFIRFAAPLIFFMLII encoded by the coding sequence ATGGAAAACAGACAAATTAATTTTTTTAAATCAAAAGACTTTAATACCGTTCTTAAGCCATTTAAAAAAGGAACGGTAGTAAAAATTGACTCGTTAGATATTAGAGAAAAACAAAATGAATTAAAAATAGGTTTATTTGGTTGGTATGCAATTTGTCCTTCAAAAGAACTAAAAAAAAATAAGCTGAATTATTTTTCACTCTATGATGAGCCTCTTGTTCTTTATAGAGATGAGAATGAAATCGTTAGGTGCATTAAAAATATTTGTCCACATAGGGGAGCCTCTTTTTTTGGAGGAACACTTTCAGATGGAGTTATAACCTGTCCATATCATGGAGCTAAATTCTCATCTGGGGGAAGTTGCCAAAATCTAGATAGAATAACATGTAGTCACATAGTTGATAATAACTACGATAACTACGCCAAAAGAATTCACTTATCTCAATACAAAGCTCTAGAAAAGAATGGATATATTTTTGTACATTACTCTAAAAAATCCGACACAGATTTAAACAATATTAGTGAAGATTCACCAATAAGTAACTACGATTTAACTGATAATGGTTTTTCAGAAAAGGATTATGTATTTGAAGAAGCATTAGTCGACTTTAAATGTGATTGGTCAAGGATAATTGAAAATCACTTAGATATCCTTCATCTATTTTGGGTTCACGGTGATACAATTCCTGACAAAGATGTTAATAAAAATGTACTAGTTAGTTTCAACCAGAAAATTAATGTTACACCTAAATATATTGAAAGTATTTATTACTACAAGAAAAACCCTAAAAATGAATTTATCCGGATAAAATACATCCCACCTGGACGAATATTAATTTATAAAGGTAATCCTTCTGCAGCTAGATATTTACAAGTTTTAGATCATATTCCACTAGGAGATAACAAAGCAAGAGTAATAGTTAGGCACTATAGGAAATTTCTAAAAAATAAACTACTTAACAACCTCTTATTATTTAAAGAGAATCAAAGAAAGATTTTTTATAAAATATTTGATGAGGATTATATGATTTTAAAAACGCAAACATATAATCACAATATGGGATATGTAAGTAAAGATGAAATAAAATTATTGGGAGAAGATAGAATAATAAATTACTTTTGGAAATGGTATAAGAAGTCTGAAGATAAAGATCAACCTTGGAGAAATATTAATAAAACTCAAAATCTAAATGTATACGACAAAGTTATAATGAAATATCCACCTGAGGTAAAGAAATTAGAAATTATAAATAATATAAATATTATAAGAAAAACATTTATACGATTTGCTGCACCTCTTATATTTTTTATGTTAATAATATAA
- a CDS encoding RNA-binding protein produces the protein MIRRVFTIFILTLLLLFNSPVYSLDTSSKTLEKYTKKISNKFTRTYCNTTKFGISYDGALAFAIGETNKEFKNNKLNKFIDYSLLKNSIVNDLENNCQVYDFAISKLENLKFN, from the coding sequence ATGATCAGAAGAGTTTTTACGATATTCATTTTAACTTTGCTGCTTCTATTTAATAGTCCAGTTTACTCATTAGATACTTCCTCTAAAACTCTTGAAAAGTATACTAAAAAGATTTCTAATAAGTTCACTAGAACTTATTGCAACACTACCAAATTCGGAATTTCTTATGACGGAGCTTTGGCATTTGCTATTGGAGAGACTAATAAGGAATTTAAAAATAATAAACTCAATAAGTTTATAGATTATTCTCTATTAAAAAATTCAATAGTTAATGATTTAGAAAATAATTGCCAAGTTTATGATTTTGCTATTAGTAAATTAGAAAATTTAAAATTTAACTAG
- the urtE gene encoding urea ABC transporter ATP-binding subunit UrtE, whose protein sequence is MENLLEIKSLNTYYGESHILRDVDLNVKSGEMVCLIGRNGVGKTTLLKSLIGLLKQKKGDIYLIGENINRKAPHQRARKGMAYVPQGREIIPYLSVEENLMLGMESLPGGLSKNKKIDPFIYDLFPILKDFLQRKGGDLSGGQQQQLAIARALLGKPQLLLLDEPTEGIQPNIVLDIENAINQIIRDTGIGVLLVEQHLHFVRQANRYYAMQRGGIVASGNTSELSQSVIDKFLSV, encoded by the coding sequence ATGGAAAATTTACTCGAAATAAAATCTTTAAATACTTATTATGGTGAGAGTCATATTCTCAGAGATGTAGATCTAAATGTTAAATCTGGAGAAATGGTTTGTTTAATTGGTAGAAATGGAGTTGGAAAAACAACTTTATTGAAATCACTTATTGGTTTGTTAAAACAAAAAAAGGGTGATATTTATTTGATTGGTGAAAATATTAATAGAAAAGCACCTCATCAGAGGGCGAGGAAAGGAATGGCTTATGTTCCTCAAGGAAGAGAAATCATTCCATATCTATCAGTCGAAGAAAATCTTATGTTAGGGATGGAGTCTCTACCAGGTGGATTATCTAAGAACAAGAAAATAGATCCATTTATTTATGATCTCTTTCCAATCCTGAAAGACTTTCTGCAAAGGAAAGGCGGAGATCTAAGTGGAGGGCAACAACAGCAACTAGCCATTGCAAGAGCGTTGCTTGGCAAACCTCAACTTCTTTTACTTGATGAACCAACAGAGGGTATTCAACCGAATATAGTTTTAGATATTGAAAATGCAATTAATCAGATAATTAGAGATACAGGAATCGGTGTATTATTAGTAGAACAACACTTGCATTTTGTAAGGCAAGCAAATAGATATTACGCTATGCAACGCGGAGGCATTGTTGCTAGTGGAAATACTAGTGAATTAAGCCAGTCAGTTATTGACAAATTCTTAAGTGTTTAA
- the urtD gene encoding urea ABC transporter ATP-binding protein UrtD, protein MSNKDLLNLIDITVSFEGFLALNKLNLNLKKGELRAVIGPNGAGKTTFLDVITGKVRPTKGEVIFKGKSIVGRKEHKIARLGVGRKFQSPRIFENLTVKENLEISVTTPKSPLNLINKSIKDEQLNEIERLLKIVNLVQKVNSKAGSLSHGQKQWLEIAMLVGQKPDLMLVDEPVAGLTDEETDLTADLLKSLSGENTVVVIDHDMEFIRRLDSNVSVLNQGTVLCEGTMETIQKDKKVIDVYLGRPED, encoded by the coding sequence ATGAGTAATAAAGATCTTCTAAATTTAATAGATATTACTGTTAGTTTCGAGGGTTTTTTAGCTCTCAACAAACTTAATTTGAATTTAAAGAAAGGTGAATTAAGAGCTGTAATAGGACCCAACGGCGCAGGTAAAACAACATTTCTTGATGTAATAACGGGAAAGGTTAGGCCAACAAAAGGTGAAGTAATTTTCAAGGGGAAATCTATTGTAGGTAGAAAGGAGCATAAAATAGCCAGACTTGGAGTTGGAAGAAAGTTCCAAAGTCCAAGAATCTTTGAAAATCTAACAGTTAAAGAAAATCTTGAAATATCGGTGACAACTCCTAAAAGTCCCTTAAACCTCATAAATAAAAGTATTAAGGATGAGCAACTTAATGAGATTGAACGTCTTTTGAAAATTGTAAATTTAGTACAAAAAGTTAATTCAAAAGCTGGTTCTTTATCACATGGCCAAAAACAATGGCTAGAGATAGCAATGTTAGTAGGACAGAAGCCAGATTTAATGTTAGTAGATGAACCTGTTGCTGGTTTAACTGATGAAGAAACTGATCTTACGGCTGATTTATTAAAATCATTATCAGGAGAAAATACAGTAGTTGTAATAGATCATGATATGGAATTTATAAGAAGACTTGATAGTAATGTATCAGTATTAAATCAGGGCACAGTATTATGTGAGGGAACGATGGAAACCATACAAAAAGACAAAAAAGTTATTGATGTTTATTTAGGAAGACCTGAGGACTAG
- the urtC gene encoding urea ABC transporter permease subunit UrtC, with translation MSFGKFKFDKKIVLSFWIILIALIIAAPTLLPVFRLNLLGRYLSLSIVALGVDLIWGYTGLLSLGQGIFFALGGYCAAMYLQITSSSEFPNNIPEFFALYGVEKLPFFWEPFRSPVFTFFAIWIIPALVAGLIGFLVFRNRIKGVYFSILTQASLLVFFNFFNGQQKLINGTNGLKTDVTQLLGQMVGSESMQRLFFWVTAIIVIASWFFAKWVVKGRFGNILIGIRDDEPRVRFTGYNPVIFKTIIFSIAGGLAGISGALYTVQSGIVSPQFMTVPFSIEMVIWVAVGGRGTLLGAILGAVFINYAKSLVSEALPASWMFIQGGLFILVVTALPEGVLGWIQGDGPRNLLQRFGLKRKIETYPSLEVNNKEGNNE, from the coding sequence ATGTCCTTTGGTAAATTTAAATTTGATAAAAAAATAGTATTATCTTTTTGGATAATATTAATAGCCTTAATTATTGCAGCACCAACTCTACTCCCTGTTTTTAGACTAAACCTTCTTGGTAGATATTTATCCTTATCCATAGTTGCACTTGGCGTTGATCTTATCTGGGGATATACAGGTTTACTAAGTCTTGGACAAGGTATATTTTTTGCACTAGGTGGATATTGTGCAGCAATGTATTTGCAAATAACCAGCTCCTCTGAATTCCCAAATAATATTCCTGAGTTTTTTGCATTATATGGTGTTGAAAAATTACCTTTTTTCTGGGAACCTTTTAGATCTCCTGTTTTTACCTTTTTCGCTATCTGGATAATTCCTGCATTGGTTGCTGGTTTAATTGGATTTCTTGTTTTCAGGAATAGAATCAAAGGGGTTTATTTTTCTATACTTACCCAAGCTTCTCTTCTTGTATTCTTTAACTTCTTTAATGGACAACAAAAACTTATAAATGGAACAAATGGATTAAAAACAGATGTAACACAACTATTAGGTCAGATGGTGGGTTCTGAGTCCATGCAAAGACTATTCTTTTGGGTAACCGCCATAATAGTAATAGCATCATGGTTTTTTGCGAAGTGGGTAGTTAAAGGGAGATTTGGCAATATTCTTATAGGAATTCGAGATGATGAACCAAGAGTTAGGTTTACAGGATACAATCCAGTAATATTCAAGACTATAATATTTTCTATCGCTGGAGGTCTTGCTGGAATTTCAGGAGCTTTATATACTGTTCAGTCTGGCATAGTATCCCCTCAATTCATGACAGTTCCCTTTTCCATCGAAATGGTTATCTGGGTTGCAGTTGGAGGTAGAGGAACTTTATTGGGAGCAATACTTGGAGCAGTTTTCATCAACTACGCAAAAAGTCTAGTAAGTGAAGCATTACCTGCGAGCTGGATGTTTATTCAAGGAGGATTATTTATTTTAGTTGTAACAGCTCTGCCAGAAGGAGTTTTAGGATGGATTCAAGGAGATGGTCCTAGGAATCTTCTTCAAAGATTTGGTTTAAAAAGAAAGATTGAAACCTATCCAAGCTTAGAAGTTAACAATAAGGAGGGGAACAATGAGTAA
- the urtB gene encoding urea ABC transporter permease subunit UrtB gives MELLLDSLFNGVAIGSVLLVAALGLAIVFGLMGVINLAHGELMMLGAYTTYVTQLIFKLPILKPFYNSYIIVSIFLAFIVSGVVGILLEKTIIRKLYGNPLETLLATWGVSLILQQFVRSVPLAYGTGLVISLLIGLLLPTTFSSKIKESINFKYFKFSSWIFAALTGVLTGGVISSSVSKLSRASARNVDVTAPSWMRGQIEIIGTAFPKTRLMIIVITLISVIAITLFLNQSAWGMRIRAVTQNRQMSDCLGISTEKVDIITFGIGSGLAGVAGVAVSLLGSVGPNVGGNYIVGCFMVVVLGGVGNLLGTVLASFGIGIMTDLIGAGRLLSIWPNMPLPLSNTINFFATTSMARVMIFALIVIFLQFKPTGLFPQKGRMVEN, from the coding sequence TTGGAGTTACTTCTCGATAGTCTTTTTAATGGTGTTGCAATCGGATCTGTACTACTTGTTGCTGCACTAGGTCTAGCAATTGTTTTTGGTCTTATGGGTGTAATAAATCTTGCCCATGGAGAACTTATGATGCTTGGTGCTTACACAACATATGTAACACAATTAATTTTCAAATTACCTATATTAAAACCTTTCTACAATTCATACATAATAGTTTCTATTTTCCTTGCTTTTATTGTTAGTGGAGTAGTAGGCATTCTCCTAGAAAAAACCATAATAAGAAAGCTTTATGGAAATCCACTAGAAACACTTCTCGCAACTTGGGGAGTAAGCTTGATTCTTCAACAATTTGTCAGAAGTGTACCTTTAGCTTATGGGACCGGCCTTGTTATAAGTCTATTAATTGGTTTACTCTTACCAACAACATTTTCTTCAAAAATAAAAGAATCAATAAATTTCAAATATTTTAAATTTAGTTCTTGGATATTTGCTGCTTTAACTGGGGTCCTGACAGGTGGCGTAATCTCTTCCTCTGTCAGCAAACTTAGTAGAGCAAGCGCCCGAAATGTTGATGTAACTGCCCCCTCATGGATGCGAGGTCAAATAGAAATTATTGGCACTGCATTTCCTAAAACAAGATTAATGATAATTGTCATTACTCTAATCTCTGTAATAGCAATAACATTATTTCTTAATCAAAGTGCTTGGGGGATGCGTATAAGAGCAGTTACACAGAACCGACAAATGAGTGATTGCCTTGGTATATCTACTGAAAAAGTGGACATAATTACTTTTGGTATTGGTTCTGGCTTAGCAGGAGTTGCCGGAGTAGCGGTATCTCTTCTAGGTTCTGTAGGACCAAATGTTGGAGGGAACTATATAGTTGGTTGTTTTATGGTTGTAGTGTTGGGAGGAGTAGGAAATTTATTAGGAACAGTACTTGCTTCATTTGGAATAGGAATAATGACTGACTTAATTGGAGCTGGAAGACTCTTATCAATATGGCCAAATATGCCTTTACCTTTATCAAACACAATCAACTTTTTTGCGACCACAAGTATGGCAAGAGTAATGATATTTGCACTAATTGTTATATTCTTACAATTTAAACCTACAGGTCTATTTCCTCAAAAAGGAAGGATGGTTGAAAACTAA
- the urtA gene encoding urea ABC transporter substrate-binding protein, producing the protein MRISRRILAGLATASLAVTATSCGGGGTSGSFDDTVTVGILHSLSGTMAISESTLVDTEKMAIEEINAAGGVKVGGKSYKIEYIVEDGASDWPTFAEKSKKLIDQDGVPVVFGGWTSASRKAMLPVYESKDAFLYYPIQYEAQECSNNIFYTGATPNQQSEPATDFMYKRSPAAGGDFFLVGSDYVFPRTSNTITKAQVKQLGGKVVGEDYLPLGNTEVAPIISKIKKALPEGGIIINTLNGDQNVAFFKQIQDAGITPSSGYYVMNYSIAEEEISTIGPEFLEGHFGAWNYMMSIDTPASKKFAASFKKRWGSDRVVADPQESAYNMVYLWKQAVEDAGTFDDNAVREALVGQKFDAPQGPVEVMPNHHLSQTVRIGEINAEGGFTILEETGVVLPQAWNQKHPSSKGFACDWTDPSKGEKYKL; encoded by the coding sequence ATGAGAATTTCAAGGCGTATTTTGGCAGGATTAGCTACTGCCTCACTTGCGGTCACAGCAACTTCATGTGGTGGAGGTGGAACCTCCGGAAGTTTCGACGACACAGTAACCGTCGGTATTTTGCATTCGTTATCTGGAACAATGGCAATTTCTGAATCAACCCTTGTTGATACTGAAAAAATGGCTATTGAAGAGATAAATGCTGCTGGTGGTGTAAAAGTTGGCGGTAAAAGCTACAAAATAGAATACATAGTTGAAGATGGTGCATCTGACTGGCCTACTTTTGCTGAAAAATCTAAGAAACTAATAGATCAAGACGGAGTTCCTGTCGTATTTGGTGGTTGGACATCTGCTAGTAGAAAGGCAATGTTACCAGTTTACGAATCAAAGGATGCTTTCCTTTATTACCCAATTCAATATGAAGCTCAAGAATGTTCTAACAACATCTTCTATACAGGAGCCACACCAAACCAACAGTCAGAACCCGCTACAGATTTCATGTATAAGCGTTCTCCAGCAGCAGGTGGAGATTTCTTCCTTGTAGGTTCTGATTATGTTTTCCCAAGAACTTCAAACACAATCACTAAAGCTCAGGTAAAACAGTTAGGAGGTAAAGTTGTTGGAGAGGATTACCTTCCATTAGGAAATACTGAAGTTGCTCCAATTATCTCAAAAATCAAGAAGGCGCTTCCTGAAGGTGGAATAATCATTAATACACTTAATGGTGACCAAAACGTTGCATTCTTCAAACAGATTCAAGATGCTGGTATCACGCCTTCAAGTGGCTACTACGTAATGAACTATTCAATAGCTGAAGAAGAGATTAGTACAATTGGTCCTGAGTTCCTTGAAGGTCACTTTGGCGCTTGGAATTACATGATGTCAATCGATACTCCTGCATCTAAGAAATTTGCTGCAAGTTTCAAGAAAAGATGGGGATCTGATCGTGTTGTAGCTGATCCTCAAGAATCTGCATATAACATGGTTTATTTATGGAAACAGGCAGTTGAAGATGCTGGAACATTCGACGACAACGCAGTAAGGGAAGCCCTTGTTGGACAAAAGTTTGATGCCCCACAAGGTCCTGTTGAAGTTATGCCTAATCATCACTTATCTCAAACAGTAAGAATTGGAGAGATTAATGCAGAGGGTGGATTTACAATCCTTGAAGAAACAGGAGTTGTTCTTCCTCAAGCATGGAACCAAAAGCATCCAAGTTCAAAAGGATTTGCATGCGATTGGACAGATCCTTCAAAAGGAGAAAAGTATAAGCTTTAA